From candidate division TA06 bacterium B3_TA06, a single genomic window includes:
- a CDS encoding UDP-glucose 4-epimerase → MSRILVTGGAGFIGSHVAEALIEASHTVAVLDNLSSGRRENLPEGSRFFEVDITDKEGLEKAFSEFKPEIVNHHAAQISVNRSVREPCFDAEQNILGTINLLEASARHGVKRFIFASTGGALYGDAEIIPSNEDTPVIPLAPYGIAKASAEHYVRFFSAERIEPVILRYANVYGPRQDPHGEAGVVGIFSLKVLSGEGCVIYGTGEQTRDFVYVKDVAQANLAAVDGEPGTYNIGTGIETSINKLFSEFKRLEGSLKVSHDAARAGEVFRSVLDANRARSALGWQPQVSLSHGIRETYTWFKQRLG, encoded by the coding sequence ATGAGTAGGATTCTAGTAACAGGAGGGGCGGGATTTATTGGAAGCCACGTGGCAGAGGCGCTTATTGAAGCCTCTCATACCGTGGCAGTCCTCGACAATCTCTCGTCAGGTAGACGTGAGAATCTCCCTGAGGGGTCCCGCTTCTTTGAGGTTGATATCACGGATAAGGAAGGGTTAGAGAAGGCCTTTTCAGAGTTCAAGCCTGAGATTGTAAATCACCACGCGGCCCAGATCTCGGTAAATCGTTCGGTGCGCGAGCCTTGCTTCGACGCGGAGCAGAATATTTTGGGGACCATCAATCTGCTTGAGGCATCGGCCAGACACGGGGTGAAAAGATTTATCTTCGCCTCGACCGGCGGCGCGCTCTACGGCGATGCCGAGATTATCCCATCCAACGAAGACACGCCGGTTATCCCACTTGCCCCCTACGGCATCGCCAAAGCGTCGGCTGAGCACTACGTCCGCTTCTTCTCGGCAGAGCGGATAGAGCCTGTGATTCTGCGTTACGCCAACGTCTACGGTCCGCGTCAGGACCCTCACGGCGAGGCAGGCGTGGTGGGTATCTTTTCACTTAAGGTACTTTCGGGTGAGGGGTGTGTGATCTACGGAACAGGCGAGCAGACCCGGGACTTTGTCTACGTTAAGGACGTAGCGCAAGCAAACCTGGCGGCTGTGGATGGCGAACCCGGCACATACAACATAGGCACAGGGATTGAGACCAGCATCAACAAGCTGTTTTCAGAGTTCAAGAGGCTTGAAGGTTCCCTTAAGGTTTCCCACGATGCCGCCCGTGCGGGCGAGGTGTTTCGTTCCGTGCTGGATGCAAACCGGGCCAGAAGCGCTCTGGGCTGGCAGCCTCAGGTGAGCCTATCCCACGGTATCCGCGAAACATACACCTGGTTCAAGCAGAGGCTCGGGTGA
- a CDS encoding imidazolonepropionase: protein MFDLIIRNASQIVTMEGENLGVIEKGSVLLHEGRISKVCTVQEGERCDAEKVLDAEGMVVMPGFVDCHTHLVFAGSRAQEFRRRMGGASYEKIARKGGGILSTVKATRHASFEELYEGGLKWLREMLAWGTTTVEIKSGYGLSLADELKQLTVIRSLAQEVTQTLVPTFLGAHAFPPNVPREEYVEEVIDLMLPEVAEKGLARFVDVFCDSIAFTNEETRKILEKAAELGLGIKLHVDEIEDTGGARLAAELGAISAEHLIKANEEGVRAMAEAGVIPVLLPATTFFLREEARPNVELMRELGMPMAVATDFNPGSSTIFTLPLAAACGSLVDGLTLEESLKGITINAARALGLADEIGSIAPGKYADLLLLEMDTWEELLYLFNRNSIHTVIKRGEVVCAHE, encoded by the coding sequence ATCTTCGACCTCATCATACGCAACGCATCTCAGATAGTAACGATGGAGGGTGAGAATCTGGGAGTAATAGAGAAGGGAAGCGTTCTTTTGCATGAAGGCCGTATCTCAAAGGTTTGCACGGTACAGGAAGGTGAGAGGTGCGACGCCGAGAAGGTACTTGATGCGGAAGGCATGGTGGTGATGCCCGGCTTTGTGGACTGCCACACGCACCTTGTGTTTGCAGGATCAAGAGCGCAGGAGTTCCGCAGACGCATGGGGGGTGCAAGCTACGAGAAGATTGCAAGGAAAGGCGGTGGGATACTCTCGACAGTAAAGGCGACCCGGCACGCGAGCTTTGAGGAGCTTTATGAAGGGGGACTCAAATGGCTTCGCGAGATGCTTGCCTGGGGTACTACGACAGTTGAGATAAAGTCGGGCTACGGGCTTAGCCTGGCCGATGAGCTCAAGCAGCTTACCGTGATCCGCAGCCTGGCCCAGGAGGTGACCCAGACGCTGGTTCCCACGTTCCTTGGCGCTCATGCCTTTCCTCCGAATGTGCCGCGCGAGGAGTATGTTGAGGAAGTAATTGATTTGATGCTTCCCGAGGTTGCGGAGAAGGGGCTTGCCAGGTTCGTGGATGTGTTCTGCGACTCGATAGCGTTCACAAACGAGGAAACTCGCAAAATACTTGAGAAAGCAGCCGAACTTGGCTTAGGTATCAAACTTCACGTGGATGAGATAGAAGATACAGGCGGTGCCAGGCTTGCCGCGGAGCTTGGTGCGATCTCTGCAGAGCATCTTATCAAGGCGAACGAGGAGGGAGTTCGAGCGATGGCCGAGGCAGGTGTGATACCTGTGCTTCTTCCAGCTACCACATTCTTCTTGAGGGAGGAAGCCAGACCCAATGTGGAGTTAATGAGAGAACTAGGGATGCCGATGGCTGTGGCGACGGACTTCAACCCGGGTTCATCTACCATCTTTACCCTTCCCCTTGCTGCGGCGTGCGGGTCACTCGTGGATGGATTAACCCTTGAGGAATCACTTAAAGGCATCACCATAAACGCTGCCCGCGCCCTGGGGCTTGCCGATGAGATAGGTTCAATAGCGCCCGGAAAGTATGCCGATCTTCTGCTGCTTGAAATGGATACCTGGGAGGAGCTTTTGTACCTCTTCAACCGCAACTCGATACACACCGTTATAAAAAGAGGCGAGGTGGTTTGTGCTCACGAGTGA